DNA from Triticum aestivum cultivar Chinese Spring chromosome 7D, IWGSC CS RefSeq v2.1, whole genome shotgun sequence:
AATATGCTCCTCCTCTTCCGCCCGCCGCCCGACCCTCCGTGCACCGCTTCTTGGTACGCCGTCCAGAGACCCGGCCCGCCTCCGCGTCCACGGAGTCCAGCCGCCTCGCGGGTGCACGCAAAGCCGGCTCCACACAGCGTCCTTTCGCCCCCCACCAGGCCACCACCACGTCCCCGTCCTCCCTCCCCCACCCAAAACCCGCCCCATCCCCGTGTCAAAACCTCCGAGCTCGCCACAGCGATCGCCAGCTCGCCACGCCCACGCCCGCGCCGGCGACCACGCCCTGCCCGCGGAGCTGACCGATGGAGGACGTACTGGACTCGGCGGTGGGGGCCCACTTCAGCGGCCTCCGCCGCGACTTGcgccgcctctcctcctcctcctccctcccctcctcgccctcctccgccACCTGCAACGGCGCGGCCGACGCGCCCAGCGGGCTCGCATCCCCCGCGCCCAGGCAGCCGTTCGTGATCGGTACGGTTCCCCTCCGCGGCTCTCTCCTGCAGTTTCTCCGTTTTGGTTTTgtcttagtttttttttctttggtgCGTTTTCAAAGGGGTGTGCGGCGGAACGGCGTCGGGGAAGACGACGGTGTGCGACATGATCATCCAGCAGCTGCACGACCACCGCGTCGTGCTCGTCAACCAGGTCAGCTGCTGCTCGTTCCCGTCGAATTGTGCTTCTTTTTTTTCAGAACAAAAGGGCCGCGCCCCTGTTCCATTTCATATCAGAAACGAAATTGTGGTGCTCTGTCTTTTTTTTTCTCCGTTAGTGGTGCTGCTCTGCGATGCCCATATGTTCGTGTAGAGCTTGTGACGTTGTTCAATTTTATTAGAGCATCAGTGGGTGGAGTTGGAATCGTGTACTCTCGTGATGGCGCACATTAATGACTAGTAAATGATtccaactcttactactactagtacttttGTTCGGGGAATTGGATCCTCCGTTACCTAGCTGTCAGTGTACTGGTCGTCATACCCCGTATAGCGTTTCCGAAACGCATCCTTTTTCCTGTTAAATCTGATCCAACTGTTAAAACACATAATGGTACACCACCAATTGCAGAAACCTATTTCCAAGCATCCCAGGAGCAGGTATAACTAAGCTTCGGTTGCAACTTTGCAGGATTCGTTCTACCGCGGTTTAACTGAGGAGGAATCTGAACATGTGGAAGAGTACAACTTTGATCACCCTGGTACTTGATGTGACGAAAATCTATGCCTTCTTTTTACCGCGGGGTTTGAATCCACTTTACTTTTTACATAAGGATaagattttattttcttgcttgcaGATGCATTTGATACTGATCAACTTCTGGAGTGCATGGGAAAACTAAAGAGTGGACAGTCTGTTAATATTCCGATATATGATTTCAAGAATCATCGACGATGCTCTGAGAGCTTTAGAAAGGTAATAACCGACTGCATAATCAACCATTTATGTGAAAGTGATAATGCCTTTGTGAATGTAGTCATTGGTGAGTAAATTTGTGCACACATGTTTTCTGTAGAATATCTGGATGAGATGAAAACTGATAACCTGCAAAAAAGAGATGAAAATTGATGACATGAAAGGCATATATCTAAGACATTATTGTTTTACTACCTCAATTTTAGTAAAAGCTACAATTTACGAAGTTGCTAATGATCTGCTGTATCACCATGGCCCCAGCTCTTTTATTGTTAATCTGTAGAAGAACACGAGAGCTTGTGTTGAACAATGATGTCTAGTGTTGTTGGTGCTCTGTTTGATGCCAAATCAAATGGTTGTGATTGTTAAGTAGGTCTATAATTCCTCTTATGAATAGATCATCGACTTTTTTGTTAGGTCAATGTATCAGATGTCATCATTCTGGAGGGCATTTTGGTTTTTCATGATCAAAGGGTGCGTGACTTGATGGACATGAAAATTTTCGTTGACACAGGTTTGTTGCTGTTGTATTTGGTTGCATATATGATTCATTACATCATGGCTACAATATTGGAGGCATTGCATGCTCTGAGTGTCTTGTCGTTTTGTTTCGTTAGTCATGTTTATAGCTATTATTTGACCGCTCACCCTTTCTTCTGTTGACCATTATGGATCGGTTTAGATGCTGATATTAGGCTTGCTCGAAGAATAAGGCGTGATACAGTTGAAAGAGGTAGAGATGTTCTCTCAGTGCTTGAGCAGGTAATTCTACCACCAGTCTCGTCTGCTTCACTTTTGGATCTCTTAGCCTTGTTCTATTCGAAGTATATTAACTCCCTAAGCTTCAACGCATAAGGCATACAGTATCCTGCTGTTTCAAACTATAAGGTCTGCATGCAATTTAAATTATCATTTCTCTATCATGCGGCCATCTCTCTTCAGTATCTATGAGTAAACCTTTCAACAGACTATAATCTTCTTATACCCATTACACTACACAGGTATATCATTGTCGTCTCCAACTCTTCACCTATCATTCTACCATTCCCCCCCTTAATCACTGTGCTTAGTACAAATATGCCGCATGAAAGAAATGAAGTATATATATGCATGCCATCATTGAGATACACATGGCATGTCATTACCCATTTTAACACAATTTTTGATGAAATAATTAGTACGGGAGGTTTGTGAAGCCCGCCTTTGATGATTTTATCCTGCCTTCCAAGAAGTATGCTGATGTGATCATACCACGAGGAGGAGATAACCATGTTGCCATTGATTTAATTGCGCAACATATTCGTACAAAACTTGGACAGCACGACTTATGCAAATTATATCCAAATGTTTGTGTAGTTCAGACAACTTTCCAGGTATATTTATTGTAACTGTTGCTCTTTCAGATTTATACTGGTACTTAGATTTCCAAACTTGAGCTATTAAAAATTTATCTGGACAGATACGGGGAATGCATACCCTCATTCGTGACCGGGATATTACGACTCCTGATTTTGTCTTCTATTCAGATCGGCTGATTCGTTTGGTAATGGTCTTATTTCTCGTAACCCGTGCCTCTTTGTCCTTTCTTAGATAAATTCCTTCAGTCCAGTAGCAAAGTTGAGCTGCATAGTTCATAAATGTAGTCGACTGTTTACTAAGTGTTACTGGTATGGAAATATCTTGCTAGGTTGTTGAGCATGGTCTGGGGAATTTGCCATTTACAGAGAAGCAGGTCGTTACACCTACAGGTACATCACTGGTTCCGTTGTCTCATGCACCCCTTTTGTTAACTGTTTTCTAGGAAATTAGTTGCCATGCTTCAGTCAAATAACTTAATTCCATATATCTGTTTAAATTATGGTTGGAGAGCTGGAATAGCCACCCTTTTTTCAGGAACATGGCAGGTGCTCTGCCTTTCCATTTAGAAAAAGGTGACTGGTTTGTTATACAGAAACCAGGTGAATAAACACAGAATAGCCCCTTTATAATTTCAAAAATACCGATCCATGTCGTCATTGGTTGACAGAGCTTGCGTGGAGATAAGAGCTTATCCCCTCAATTTATGAAATTAAACTTGTACTTGTCCAATTTGTATTCACGAAATAATTTTCTGGAAGCCTGGGACTTCTAAAGATTGTTGGTTGTTTGCCTTATTTACTTCATACAACTGTCAACTGTGTATTTCTGTTAACGCAAGGCCCTGTGTACTCATTCATATTCGGTAATAGAACAAAGAATGAAATTTCTGTACACTAACATCATGATTATTTATGCTTTTTGTCCAGGATCTATTtattcaggagttgatttctgcaAGAAGCTCTGTGGAGTGTCGATTGTTCGAAGGTATGCCCCATTTTTAAAATCTTATAGTTTAAAAGGCTGGAATTTTAATTTCCGTTATTCGGTTAATGGAAAGGGGTTATGTCCGTTTCAAAAAAAAGGCTGGAATTTTAGGTACCACCATATTCTAGCATATGCAGCTTCCATGTAGCTCCTTTTGATTTAAACTGTCATCTAGCCTCAATAATTCGCTATACGTGTACGTAAGCTATTATATGGATCTTTCTGCACTCTATAGACAGTTGTTAAAAATGCGCAATAGTTCAGTGATGCAAAtaatgtgtcaaattttgactcgTTTGCGATTTCTCTTTACACAGTAGTTCAGTTATCCTGTATTATATGTCCTTAGAATTGAATTTTCAATCCCGGTACATATCTCCCTACTTGTGTTCCATTCCATCAATTACAGTACTATAAGTCAGTAACAGACGTTAATCACTATTAACTGATGCTATACTGCTAGCTAGTAGGAACAACGAGTGCTGATTTAAACTTACATGCAATGCCCCCGCCTTCTTCCTTTTCCCTAGTTATTCATTTTCAGTTAAATTACTCATGCAATACATCTTTGGTAGTATTTTCCTGCACATGTTAGAATGATATATATGTTTCACTGCAGTGGTGAAAGCATGGAGAATGCTTTGCGTGCTTGTTGTAAGGGGATAAAAATAGGTAAAATCCTAATACATCGTGTTGGAGACAACGGACAACAAGTTGAGTGTTCTTTAAATGTACTTCCATTGAAAATGTTCTTGAAAATAGTTCACTACTGCGGTTTTTGTGAATAAACCTTACTTCTGTGTCCAGCTCATATACAACAAGCTGCCCAGTGATATTGCTGAACGGCATGTTCTACTTATGGATCCTGTGCTCGGTACTGGTTAGTGTTACATATCGTTCTAATCTTTTCTTGATCGTTCTGTTTGCATTTCAAATTTAGAACTAATAGAGGTTGGTTACTCGCATGACTAAAGTTCTAGTATACTTTGTTTCTGACAGGTAACTCAGCAAATCAAGCTATACAGCTTCTTAGAAGTACAGGAGTTCCAGAGGACCACATCATGTTTCTTAATCTTATCTCGGTAAAGTTGTCTAGCCCATCTACTAGCTTAGTTACCACCCAGTACCTGTTCCCTTATTTTCGGTTAGCTTGTTTACGGCATTCCACAAACAGGCTCCTGAAGGAATCCATTGTGTCTGCAAGCGATTCCCTGATGTGAAGATCGTAACATCGGAGATCGACGCCGGATTGAACCAGGATTACCGTGTCGTGCCAGGGCTGGGTGAATACGGCGATCGCTACTTCGGCACTGACTAATCGGCTCACGATGCCGCTTCCATTTGGCGGCGAAGCGATAGACGGGGTAGAGCTAACAGGAGATATACTGGTGTTTGGTTGTTGTATACCGGCAGAGTGGAGCGGAGGCATCACTCTGGCAACCATTGGAGGTACCAACAAGGACACATGATGACGTGCATTATCATAATTCATATGGCTAAGCTAGACACTTTGAGCTTTATGTTCATGTGACGAGCTTTGCCTTTTTGTGTGTGAGTTTTGAGGCCCTTGGCATGATAATAACTTGCTCCTCAGCAGTTATAATGGCTTCAGAAATGTATAGCTTGCCTTGGATTGTGGGCTCGTGGCAGATAGATGTCGTACTATTGCCTCGACCTTTTTTCGACAAAAGGTGAATTTTATTGGCTTAAAACGGAGCATCAAGAATACACAAACACAATGGGTAAACAAGCAGGAGGCGGGCCGGAGTACTCGGCGAGCTCAGCTTATGACATACAATTCGCCGATCACCCCCTCACCGATCACCAGACCCTCGACAGGCTGCAGCGACGGGGATGGGAGAACCGATACTTCTGCGCGCTCTGCAACCGAAGCCTAGAATCTTCCATTCACCTCTTCTGGGAATGCCCATTTGCCAAGGACGTATGGTCTCAGGTGGCGACTTGGGAGGGATGCTCTGCCTTGCGGCCCGAGGACGGGACGTCAGGGCGCACAACCACGCAGATCATCAAGGGAAAGctggacggggcggcgtcgggaACTTTCAAGGGGCAGCGCTCCATTCTGATGGCGGTGGCGTGGCACATTTGGCTAGAAAGAAACGGGTGCACTTTCCGTGGGCACACGCCATGCACTCGGCGGGTGATCGATCGAGTCCGCAGCGACATGGAGCAATGGCGCCTTGCTGGTGCTAAATGCATAGCGACCCCGTTCGGGGACCCAACGTGAGAAGTTAGTCACGCAGCCTCATTTTTTCGCGGGATCACCAGCTTGTTGGTGCATCCGTAGCTCTATCCTGATCACTTGATCAGGCTTGCTTTTGTACTCTCCCTATGCTAAATCAATGAAAAGCCAGTGTGAAGCTGGATCTTTCAAACAAAAAAAAAATGGGTAAAAATTTGGTCTCCatatagttaggatgcacacaccACACATACATAAGAAAACACGTcgacaaatagcaaagtcatataagaccaaagttaTGTGTAGGCGAgtaaaaagagaaagagcaaaaaaaaaatcaaatacgCAATCGGCGTACTGCAACAATGATTGTATCCACACTAATCATTTCATGACACCACGCGGACGAGGGTCTTCGATAGCAACACCTTCATGAGGGATGGAATCTCAATTGCTGCCGGTATATATGTGAACAATGAGATATGAGCATTCAAAGGTTACCATGGTTGGGCTTATGAGTTATGCCATGAAGGGTCGATGTCTTGAGAGAATGGTTAAAGAGAATAAATTTAGATATGACTTGAAGTTAAGCTCATggtgttcccgcaaaaaaaaagttaaGCTCATGTGAGTTCATGAGTTGGGTCATGGTTGATCCATATGTAAAGCAAGTTATTGAAGTGAATAAGCGTTCGGACAAGgttgaacgtgtatacaaaaaatgtgatcacttattaaaaaaatgtttttgacatatacaaaaatgtagtgaaaacaaaaaacaaacataagaaaaagaaaaaccaaaaatggagaagaaaaaagaaagccaaacaaaaaatggagaagGAAAAAACTAAAGAAAGacaacaaaaaggaaagaaaagaaaaaaaaacaatgaAAAGAGAGAAAACACGAAGAAAAACAAAGAAACTGAAAATAAAACGAAGAATAAACAGTGAGGAAAGCGCGGCTTGTTTCATGTTTCACGTTAATAACAGTCACCCCACATATATATCAACAAACACGAGCCTAACACAGTGGCTAGCAGCACAAAGTGCAGCAGTACTGGGTTTCGTTCGCGCGACGTTCAGTTTAAGGGTACGACTCGTCAACCAACAGACTACTTGACTTGTTGTGATTAGATGCATGTGTTTTCCCACTTGttgcctctcttcttcttcttcttcttctttttcctttttttcgctttttttcctttcttttatcAAGTTCGAGAAACTTTTTTCTTCATGATTCTTTTCTGAAAATTGATGAGattttcaaatttgttttttttaaatcagtgaactttttccaaattttgatgaaccttttttcaaatttcaatgaacttttaaaattgataaacttttcatcattttgatgaactttttttcaaatccaatgattttttttttcaaatttgatgaaccttttccaaatttgatgaacttccTTTTAAAATTGGATGTaccttttccaaatttgatgatttttttcgaattcaatgaacttttttcaaaatcgataatTTTTTCCAAATTCTTGTGAAATgtgtttcaaaattgatgaactttttgttTTAGAATTGACgaacttttcaaattcatgaactgttTTCGAATTCATATTTGTTTTTATCCATGTGCTTTTCAGGT
Protein-coding regions in this window:
- the LOC123166086 gene encoding uridine kinase-like protein 2, chloroplastic isoform X1, with the translated sequence MEDVLDSAVGAHFSGLRRDLRRLSSSSSLPSSPSSATCNGAADAPSGLASPAPRQPFVIGVCGGTASGKTTVCDMIIQQLHDHRVVLVNQDSFYRGLTEEESEHVEEYNFDHPDAFDTDQLLECMGKLKSGQSVNIPIYDFKNHRRCSESFRKVNVSDVIILEGILVFHDQRVRDLMDMKIFVDTDADIRLARRIRRDTVERGRDVLSVLEQYGRFVKPAFDDFILPSKKYADVIIPRGGDNHVAIDLIAQHIRTKLGQHDLCKLYPNVCVVQTTFQIRGMHTLIRDRDITTPDFVFYSDRLIRLVVEHGLGNLPFTEKQVVTPTGSIYSGVDFCKKLCGVSIVRSGESMENALRACCKGIKIGKILIHRVGDNGQQLIYNKLPSDIAERHVLLMDPVLGTGNSANQAIQLLRSTGVPEDHIMFLNLISAPEGIHCVCKRFPDVKIVTSEIDAGLNQDYRVVPGLGEYGDRYFGTD
- the LOC123166086 gene encoding uridine kinase-like protein 2, chloroplastic isoform X2, with product MEDVLDSAVGAHFSGLRRDLRRLSSSSSLPSSPSSATCNGAADAPSGLASPAPRQPFVIGVCGGTASGKTTVCDMIIQQLHDHRVVLVNQDSFYRGLTEEESEHVEEYNFDHPDAFDTDQLLECMGKLKSGQSVNIPIYDFKNHRRCSESFRKVNVSDVIILEGILVFHDQRVRDLMDMKIFVDTDADIRLARRIRRDTVERGRDVLSVLEQYADVIIPRGGDNHVAIDLIAQHIRTKLGQHDLCKLYPNVCVVQTTFQIRGMHTLIRDRDITTPDFVFYSDRLIRLVVEHGLGNLPFTEKQVVTPTGSIYSGVDFCKKLCGVSIVRSGESMENALRACCKGIKIGKILIHRVGDNGQQVECSLNVLPLKMFLKIVHYCGFCE